The window TCATCTATTTCAGAAGCTGGACGCAGCTCTCCTTCAAAATCCGCCGTATAACATGTCATTTTTACTTGCGTACCTTCCGTTTTACCATGAGCTTGAGCTTCAAACGTCCCAAAATGCAAGACGGTTTCTGGCTTTATTCGAACGGATAATTCCTCTTCAATTTCACGTAAAAGAGTTTCGATATCGGTTTCATTAGGTTCCCTTTTTCCTCCAGGTAAATAAGAGGTATCTTTTCCTTTGGAACGAGCGCCTAATATTTGACCATCAACAACGTATATCCATGCAATTTTATCTATTAATGTAGTCATCTAGTACTCCCTAATCTTATTTTTCTGAAATTATAGCATAACGGCATACAAGAGTGTACTCATTGATCAAGGCGCTGCGGTCTGTTGACGATAAGTGAAGGAGCGGGAGATTAGTTTGGAAAAAGGTATTTCAACAAATTAAAACGAAATAGAATATAGTGTAGAAGGGGATGGAAATGGATTAACGAGTGCCATGTCGTATGGCCTAATAAAAGAGGTCAACCAGTAAAAACAGGCTGACCTCATAACACGATATTCTATGCTTTGATTTTGGACCAGTGTGTTGGTCGAGTGAGCGATGGTGACAACTTCGTGTTGCCATCGCCCTTCGCCGCGTTGAGTTGGGCTTGGGTGAGAAAGATACTATCGGTGAGATTGGCGCCGCTAAGGTCAGCGTCCCGGAAATCAGCCCCGATGAGGTCAGCCACTCTCAGGTCGGCACCTTTGAGGTTAGCTGCGATAAGGTAGGCCCCTCTCAAGTTAGCGCCTCTCAGGTCGGCGCCTTTCAGATTGGCCCCGATAAGGTCTGCACCTCGACCGTAGGTCTTCTGATTCCCAGCGAGGTTCTTCAGCTTGCGTAGGGTTTCGGCTCGCACGAGCTCGCTCGTCCGTAGAAGCAGAACATTGACATTGGCTCGGTGTGCTACCACGTCCAGTTCCATAAGAGAGTCGGCACTGAGGTGAGTGAGGCGTTCCGTTTCTTCGAGCGCTAAGCTGAGTTCACCGCGGATAGGACGGGACGGTTGCAATGTTAGTGCTTCGGTCAGATACCAGAGCAGCTCATGGAGTTGACGCATGATCGGGAACACCTCGAACATTTGCTTTGCGGACCCTGGAACTTGACGCCAATCATTTCCGCCGAAGGTGACATGGGAAACCTTTTGCCCCGCGCCGAAGCAGTCATACACCGTACAACCTCGAAAGCCCAGCTGCCTGAGGTTGTTGTGGACGCCGCAGCGGAAGTCCGACTGCAGGTTGGGGCAGGGCTGGCCAGCGTCTTTGTTGATTGCGAAGTCTGACGAAGCTGCGTAGGGCAGTGCGACACAGCACAAGCCGAAGCAATTCTCGCAGTCAGATTGCAGACTGAGAGGATTCTTGCCGTTTAAAGTTTCTGCATATTCGTGATCCTCAGACAATGTTTGGCCTCCTTCCGCTACACCATATTCTCATACTTGTCACGTTTCATCGTCAAGACTATGGGATGGTCATAGAATGTTATTTTATGTATGAAAAATGAATATTTCTACAATTCTATTATAGTATTACTGAATATTTTTTCTGTCAATCCTTGCCTGTGACTAGGAGTTAAAACGAAGGAGTAGATAACTATCCGCAATAATTGGTTCGTTAATAATTATGATAGATTAATGAAACCCTTGGAGACTAAAAGATTTATAGATATCCGCTCCGAGTTAATTAACAAAGCAAAGGGAGAAGTTTTGGAAATCGGAAGCGGAACAGGAATTAATTTCAGCTTCTATAAGGACGTATCTGTAACAGCAATTGAACCGAATCCAGTTCTAAGGAAGGCCTCGTATGAGCGAGCTTACGAAGCTAAAATGCCTATCCATGTAATTGAAGGTAATGCTGAACAATTGCCATTTGCAGATCATTCATTTGATACTGTGGTTGGGACTCTAGTTTTATGTACGATACCAAATCCAGTAAAAGCGATTAGAGAAATTAGTAGAGTGTGTAAACCTACTGGAACAATTTTATTATTTGAGCATATCCGACATGAAAATAGCCTATTGGGAAAGATACAAGATCTCCTGACACCGATATGGAAGAGAGCTTGTGATGGGTGTCATTTGAATAGAGATACAATTCACTTACTGAGACAAGAAGAGTTAGAAATAATTGACATAAAAAAACATGTAGGAAACATTTTCATAACTGTTGAAGCTAGAAAAAAACAGAAGTGAGTATCCGTGGATTCTGTGTAACCATGTTAATTGATTCATAATATTAATTTATTTTTTGGAAATCCCAACTTTAATAAAGGGTTTTTTCCATTAGAGACGAATAAGCTACAATCACTTGTTTGAGATAAGGGGATGTTTACTCTTGATATTGAAAGAACATCTAATCGATTCCTTTATGAATTTAACCTCAGACGGAATTGTTATCGTTGATGTGAATGGAAAAGTGTTAGAGGTAAATAAGAAGTTTGAAGAATTACATGGCTGGACAAGAGAAGAAGTAATCGGGAAAATATTGCCGATGACTCCTGATAAATATAAGGAAGATGCTCTTCGGCTATATCAGTCCTTAATAGATGGGGGTCAAAGCTCGGATTTCGAAGCGTTAAAACTAAGAAAAGATGGTTCAACCTTTTATGCAAATGTGACGGTCTCACCAATGAAAGATAACGAAGGAGTTGTTATTGGGTTTATTGGTGTGGAAAGGGATATTAGTGAAAAGAAAAGAGCGGATGAGGAGCTTTTAGAAAGAGAAAAACAATTTCGAAGGTTGATTAAACTTAATCCAGAACCCATTGCTCTGCATAACGATGGTTTCATCCAGTTTGTGAATGATGCCTGTTGTAAGCTGTTTGGTGGCGTTTCTTCAGATGACTTTAAGGGAAAACCAGTATATGATTTTTTCTGTATAAGTGCCAAGGAATTCATTCAAGAGCGGCTTCAGTATGTGATGCAGTCTGATTCTTATACGGAGTTTATGGAGATAAAGCTGCGGAAATTAGATGGAACTTTTTTTGATGCTGAAATATCCTCCATTTATGTCCACAAAAACATGGGGGTTCCTGTCATACAGACCGTGATTCGTGATCTCACGGAGCGCAAAAAGTCTGAAGAAGCCATTATTAGATCAGAAAAACTGTCGCTCATCGGTCAATTGGCAGCTGGGATTGCACATGATATACGTAATCCTTTAACCTCCTTGAAAGGTTTTGTGAAATTACTAAAGGCCAAAAATACAGACTACGTGGATGTCATGTTGGAAGAATTAGAACATATTAACTATGTTGTTAATGAATTTATGACTCTGGCTAAACCACATCTGAATTGTTACATGGAGAGTACATCCCTAGGACTTGTCAAAAGTGTGGTTGGTTTTCTGCAGCCTCATGCTCATCTCTATAACGTTCAAATACATATTGACATGGATCCAGACATACCAGCCATTTATTGTAACCCTGATCAAATCAAGCAGGTTTTAATAAATATTTTAAAGAATGCAATTGAATCTATGCCGAATGGGGGATTAATTCAAATTGCTATCCGAAATCCAATCAATCAAGGTGTGATGATCCGCATCGAAGATCAAGGTGTAGGCATTTCTGGAGAGAGATTATCCCAGCTAGGGGAGCCTTTTTATACGACAAAAGTGAATGGTACAGGTTTAGGGCTTATGGTTTGCAAACGAATAATCGAGGGACATGGAGGCAAATTGTTAATTCAAAGTAAAATTAATCAGGGTACTGCCGTGGAAATCGAATTGCCTTTTAATAAATAGAGCTAGAACTAAAAACCGACTCTCCCGCATAAGCTGCGTAAAGAGCCGGTTTTATTATTCCTGTGTCATCGTGGCAAACACTTTAAGCTTTAGACTGGGCAGCTTCCTCTGCCTGTTCTGCAGCTGGTTCAACCACCTCGTCAAGCTTCTGCATGCCAAGTATCGTGACCAGAATAGTTTCTGGATCACTTAAGACTTCAACATGCTTGGGAACTTTAAGATCAGCGATGGTTATATGTTCGCCGATATTGAGCTTACTAATATCAATGGCGAGATGTTCCGGCAGCTTGTTCGGCATACAGCGGATCATGACCTCATGAGTTTCTATTTGGAGAATGCCGCCTTCCTTGGTGCCCTTAGCTTCCCCCGTGAAATGGACGGCAATCGATGTATCAAGCTGTTCTTTCATATTAATTTGAAGAAAATCAATATGCAGTAATTGACCCGTCAAGCAATCCTTCTGGACTTGATGGACGATTACCGGGTGTTTGGTTTTGGACGGCAGGGTAACATGAAGGATGGCATGAGGATTGCGTTTCAGTGATGCGCGGATTTCTTTTTCCGGGACAGTAACATGTTCGGAATCCATACGTGAGCTGTACACCACAGCAGGAATATGCCCCTCAGCTCGCAGCTTCTTTACAGGACCTGATCTTTCGGATAGTAAAATCGTTGTAGACATGTGTTGCACCTCCGTTGCATTTGTAGAGCGGCTTTCAGCCCTAATAGTCATTTACCCGATAAATGGTGCATTGAAACAGGGTGGAGTTAGGAAAATTTTTCGTTTTGGGCTTCTTTATCTCTTCATATGATAGTAAAATAGAGGACAAGAGGAGGATTGATAAATGATGAGTGCACTGAAGAGTTTCACTGATTCAGATCAACAAATTTCGTTAGAGTTAAGAGATGATCATTTAACTGTGCTTCGTTTCTACGGTGAAACATCCATTTACCCTTTCAAAAGTATTTCTCTTGCCTCTGAGCCTATTCCAGAATATCCACTTAATCGTGTGGCGTTAACGGTTATTGATTTCAACACTGGTGTAACCGATTTCAAATTTTCTTCTAGTAAAAATGATTTTGAGATATTCGTCCAAAAGCTGATCGAAATCCATAGTGAATTTATTCCGAACCACTAGTTTATTTGGTAATAGTTGAATCTACCAAGGACAGACGTTCCCAATCGTTCTGTCCTTTTTGTATTTGCTTTTGCAAGCATATTATTGTTCCTTTTTCGCTCAAAAAAGAGGGGGTTTGTCGTAATTTGTAGAATATATACTTCTGAACGTGATACATAGTCTCAACCAAAGAGAGGGCTCGCCACATGCAATGGATTCGGAACGCTAAAATAAATTACAAGCTGATCTTTATGATTGTACTGCCAATGTTGGGATTGTTATATTTCTCCTCCAATGCCATTTATGAAAAAGTAAAAGAGCTGTCAGAACTGAACAGGCTGCAGACACTGGTTACTACGGAAATCTACATCAATGATCTAATTCATGAAATTCAGAAGGAGCGGAGCCTTTTATCAGGTTACTTTGAAGATAAAACGGTTACGCGTCAACTAGTCGATCAACGTAAGTTTACCGAAGATAAGACAAGTGCTTTTCGTGAGCAATTAAGATCATTGAACACATCCGTTTTGGGTGATAAGTTTAAGCAAAATGCAAATAATGCGGTAAGCAAGCTAGACCAAATGGTGATTCTTAGAACACAACTTGATCAGGGGAAAGCCAATGAGAATGAAACACTCTCTTTTTATATGGAAACGATAAACAGTCTCTTTGATATGATGCAAAACACAAACGAAATAAGCTCGAATAAACAAATTTCAAACATGGTTAATTCCTATATTCTGTTTTCCAAAAGTAAGTTTGCCGTAAGTAGGGAGCGCTCCTTATTATTTCATGTTTTTTCCTTGAATCGTGCGGATTTAAATGATTTTGAACAGATCGGTGTGTTAGAGAACGAACAATTGCTTTATTATAAGGAATCCAAATTACTCGCATCAGAGGCAGCGCAACAACTCTACCAGGAGACGGTGAAAGGACAAGCCATTAACGAAGTTGACCGTCTCATTCGGCTAGTTCTGCAAACGGAACCTGGGAAAGCGCTCGGAGTAGACTCACAGCAATGGTACAACGTAGCAACACAAGAAGTGGATCTTCTTAAAGAGGTTGAGGATGGACTTTCGACAGAATTAATTCAAAGCATGGAAATCATCAAAAAGAGTACCACGCAATCCTTGATTGGAGTAGCCATTTTTAACGTCATTATTCTAATCCTCTCATTTTTGGTAATCGTTTTGATTTCGAGAATGCTTTTATCTCAAATCCGGCTGCTTAAGAGATCGACAGAGCTCATTCTGACCGGAGTCACCGATATTCATCTGGATGTTCAATCGAAGGATGAATTTGGCGAGCTGATGGAAGCTTTCAATCAGATGGTTGCTAGCTTTAAAGAGGTCATAACTCAGGCAGATCGCATTTCATTAGGTGAATATGAGCAGACGATTGTTCCTCGTTCAGATCGAGATCAGCTGAGTGTGGCATTAATTCGAATGCTGACCTCTTTAAAAGAAACAACCGCTGAAAATGAGCGGCAATTCTGGTTGAAAACACAGTTAGCTCGTTTGACGGGGCTTGCACAAGGTGTTACAAGTGTACAGCAGCTAGTGGGCATGCTTATATCAGAAATATCGCGTCTTGTCGGAGCAGGTCAAGGCATTATCTATTTGAAAGAGATGCAATCCAGTGAGAATCAATCCAATGAATATGTCATGCTCGGCAGCTATGCCTTTAAAGAAAGAAAGAACGTAGCCAATCGGGTTCGACCTGGTGAAGGTCTAGTAGGTCAATGTATTCTTGAGAAAAAGCCTATCTTGCTATCGAATGTGCCAGGCGATTATATACACATACAATCAGGTCTCGGGGAATCGAAACCTTTCCAAATCGTCGTTCTTCCTATCCTCTTCGAGGAGGACGTGTTGGCCGTTATAGAGCTGGCCTCTTTTAAACCATTTACAGGCATAGAGCACGAATTATTGGAACAACTATCCGATACACTAGGCGTTGTCATTCAAGCCGCTAACAGCCGTCAGAAGACGGAAGCTTTATTGCGTGAATCCCAATTGTTAACGGAAGAACTTCAAACACAACAGGAAGAACTGCGCACAGCCAATGAAGAATTGGAAGAACAGACGCTGATGCTGAAGCAATCCGAAGAAAAGATGCGAATCCAAAGTGAGGAACTTCAGGCAATTAATGAAGAACTTGAAGAAAAAACGAACTATTTGGAAGTGCAAAAAGCCGACATCGAAAAGCAAAATGCCTTTATTCAATTATCAAAGCAGGATTTAGAAGAAAAAGCGAAGGAATTGGAGCTAGCGAGTCAGTACAAATCGGAGTTTTTGGCCAATATGTCGCATGAACTCCGGACGCCACTTAACAGCTTGCTGATTTTATCTAAATCATTATCCTCTAATGAAGATGGTAATTTAAATGAAGATCAAATTGAGTCGGCTAAGATTATCCATAGTGGCGGCTTGGATTTATTGACTTTAATTAACGACATTTTGGATTTATCCAAAGTGGAAGCGGGTAAATTGGACATCCAAATGGAAGAAGTGAGGCTGGACGATTTACTTCAGTCCATCCGTTACCAATTTAATCCAGTAGCCAAACAAAAGGGCCTTTCGTTTATTTTAAAAATGGACGATCAAATTCCGGAAATCGTGACGACAGATGGTCAGCGTACCGAACAAATCCTGAAAAACCTTTTATCCAATGCATTTAAGTTTACGGCTTCCGGTAGCGTTACGGTTGAGATCGCGCGTGCCGGAAAAGGAACGGCTTACCAAAATAAATATCTGGAAGAAAATGGGGCTTTAGCTTTAACTGTAACCGATACGGGAATTGGTATTCCTGCTAGTAAACAGCAAGCTATATTCGAAGCTTTTCAGCAGGCGGATGGTACGACGAGTCGCAAATATGGAGGAACGGGCCTTGGTTTAACCATTTCTAGAGAGTTGGCTAAGCTATTGGGTGGCGAAATTCATATGCGAAGTACCGAAGGGAAAGGCAGCAGCTTTACGCTTTATCTCCCGCTCGGAAGAGCAGCTAATACTGAAATCTCAGAGCCAAAAAGTACGTCGATAAAAGCTGAAGTTGCAGAATCGGTCGATTCTCTACAGTTTTTAAGTGAATCTTTGATTGCAAGCACCATTGAAGATCATCTTCAAGTGGCTCAGGCGGCAAAAACGTTCTTGCCTGACGATCGCTTGCATCTGAGGAATACTGTGCAGGATAAGATTATTTTGATCGTGGAAGATGATCCGACGTTCGCCAAAATTCTTATGGACATGTCTTACAAAAAGGGGTTCAAGTGCCTTGCTGCAGGAGATGGCTTCAGTGCCCTTCAATTAGCCAAGCAGCATATTCCAAGCGCAATTCTTCTGGATTTGGGGCTTCCTGATATGGATGGCCTGAAGGTCCTTGATCATTTGAAATATCATAATGAAACTCGTCACATACCTGTGCACATCATTTCAGGTCGAGAGAAAAGCTCAGACTCCTTACAGCGCGGGGCTATCGGCTATTTGTCGAAACCAATTCAGGCGGAAGACATTGAAGCTGTTTTTAACAAAATTGAACATAAGCTGCAAGAGCGTATCCAACAGGTCTTAGTGGTGGAAGATGATTTGAATAACCAAAAGGCTATTCATGAACTGCTAAAGCATAAGAAGGTTGACATCCATAGTGTTTCCACGGGTAAAGATGGTCTGCAGCTTATGCGTTCACAACCCTTTGATTGTGTGATTCTGGATTTAACATTGCCAGATATGACAGGCTTTGAACTGCTGCAGCAATTAGTTGTTGATTCAGAAGGCTCCATACCGCCGATCATTATTAATACAGGAAAAGAGCTCACACAGGAAGAGTATAAGGAATTAAACCACTTTACGGACAGCATTGTGATTAAAGGTGCGAATTCACCGGATCGCTTGCTGGATGAGGTTTCTCTCTTCCTTCACAGCGTTCATAAATCGCTTCCACAAGCGCATAAAGAAATGATTCGTATGGTGCGTGATTCCGATGAATCCTTGAAGGGACGTAAAATATTGCTGGTGGATGATGACCTTCGCAACACGTTTGCCTTATCCAAAGTATTAAGGAAACACGGCTTGGATGTCGTGATGGCGGATAATGGGAAGCTGGCTTTGGATAAACTGGAAAGTGAATCCGGGATCGAATTAGTCATTATGGATATTATGATGCCGGTGATGGACGGTTATGAGGCCATAGGTCATATTCGCACCATGCCGAAGTTCCAGTCCCTCCCGATTATCGCCTTAACGGCAAAGGCCATGACGGGTGACCGTGAAAAATGTATAGAGAGGGGAGCCAATGATTATATGACGAAACCAGTAGATACCGATAAATTGTTATCTTTAATCAGGGTTTGGCTCTTACGATAGAAAATGCCAGAAAAACTAGCAGAAAAGATTGAAGTCGATCTCGTACTGGAAGCTATTTATAAGCGGCATGGGTATGATTTCCGTAACTATGCCCGTTCCTCTTTAATGAGAAGATTGCACTATGTCAGGCAGAAATCAAGTCTTAAACGACTGTCTGATATGATTCCATTGGTTCTCTATGATGAAGCGTTTGCCAATCAATTACTGCTGGATATATCGGTAACCGTCACCGAGATGTTTCGTGACCCTGAGTTTTTTGTTGAGCTGCGCAGTCTCGTGATTCCCTTGCTGAAGACATATCCATTTGTGAAAATATGGCATGCCGGTTGTGCGACAGGGGAAGAAGTTTACTCGATGGCTGTTCTACTGGAAGAAGAAGGCTTCTATGATCGTGTGCAGATTTACGCGACTGATATGAATCAAGAGTCACTAACTACTGCGGAAGAAGGCATTTACCCGTTAGAAAGTATCCGGAAATTCACTAAAAATTATCAAAAAAGCGGAGGCAAGTCCTCCTTTTCGGATTACTACCATGCTAAATATCAGATGGGCAAAATGAAGGAAGATTTGAAAAGAAACATCGTGTTCTCGCAGCATAATTTGGCAACGGATAACGCCTTTGGTGAAATGCATCTCATCATTTGTAGGAATGTGCTCATTTACTTTGATAAGCAATTGCAAAATCAAGTCTATCAGCTTTTTAATCAAAGTCTTGTGCCACGCGGTTTCCTGTGCCTTGGCAGTAAGGAATCTATCGAATTTTCAGATATCCAGTCTCAGTATGAAGCACTCTCCTCTAAGTGGAGAATTTTTAGAAAGCAGCTGCCATTATAAGGAAGGTTATAGCGAAGGAGTGAGTCCATGCGCCCATTGGAAGCCGTTGTTATAGGGGTATCGGCAGGCGGGCTTAAGGCACTCTCACGTCTGTTATCCTATCTCCCGTCTGACTACAGCTTACCGATTATCATCGTACAGCATATTTTGGATAGCAGTGACAGCTATTTAGCTGAATATTTAAATACGAAAGTTGCTATACATGTCAAAGAAGCGATAGATAAAGAGACCATTCGACCTCATCACGTTTATCTCGCTCCACCTGGTTATCATTTGCTCATTGAAGATGATCGCTCGTTAAGCCTATCCATTGATCCAAAAGTCAATTATTCTCGGCCTTCGATTGACGTTTTGTTTGATAGTGCTGCGTTTGCCTTCCAAGAGGGGTGTATAGGTGTTGTCTTAACGGGAGCAAACCGAGATGGCAGCGCTGGACTCAGGACGATCAAGGAAAGTGGTGGCGTAACGATTGTACAGGACCCTGAAACGGCGGAGTTCCCTGTCATGCCACAAGCAGCAATTGACACTGTAAAGGTTGATTATATTTTGTCCTTAGAAGATATAGGAAAGTTTCTGAGACAATGAATAGGATCTCGAACGAATCCATCATTCTAAGAATTAGGAGGGCCTATATGGATACTCAGAAAAATAGGCATCAGGCGCCGAAAATTTTAGTCGTTGATGATCGAAAAGAAAATTTATTCGCTATGCAGAAAATTCTTCAAGTGCTCCATTGTGATGTGTCTGTTGTCCAATCAGGCAACGAAGCCTTATCATATACCTTGCGCCATGACTTTGCGCTTATTCTACTTGATGTGAATATGCCGGAAATGGATGGTTTTGAGCTTGCGGAACTGCTGCGAAGTAACGAGGAAACGAAGCGTATTCCGATCATATTTGTAACAGCCAGTAATAAAGAGGATCAGAGCGTATTCAAAGGATATGAGAGCGGTGCTGTAGATTACTTGTTCAAGCCTGTCAATGCCGATATTCTGCTCAGCAAAGTGAAAATATTTCTTGAACTCAATCGAAGAAATAAAGAGTTGGAGGCCATTCAATCGGAGCTTGAGCGCAGTAACGAGAGCTTAAGGGAGTTCGCACAGGTCGTTTCGCATGATTTGAAAAATCCGTTGAATGTGATTACAGGGTTGAGCGAGCTTCTCATAGCTAGACATAGTGCGGATATGACGCCAAAAGGTAAAGAATATATGAACCAAATCTCAGCGACCGCTGAGCGGATGAACCACTTGATCACCGATTTACTCTCGTATGCCCAGTTAAACGCGAAATCGGTTACTTTTGGAAATGTAGACTTGAATGAAGTCCTGATGAATGTGATCTCGGACCTAAGCAGCACAATCGAGCAAAATGAGGGCCGGATCATCAAGCAAGACAGGCTTCCAATTATTCAAGCGGATGCAACGCAAATGTATCAGCTATTTCAGAATATTATCGCAAACGGGCTGAAGTATCGTAGGAAGGTACAATCGCCGATTATTCAGATTTCCTTATTGGAAGGAAATGAACCGGATACCTTTGTCATTCAAATTCAAGATAATGGCATTGGTATGAAAAAAGAGGACATCCCGTCTATCTTTACTCCCTTCAAACGGCTGGACAATGCCAAGGCTTACGAGGGTACCGGTCTAGGGCTTGCCACAGTGCAGAAAATCATTGAGAGACACGATGGCCTCATGGAAGTGGAAAGTATGATCGGTGAAGGCACAACTTTTCGTGTTTATCTGCCAATATCTCATGGTTTGTAGAATAAGGCAACCGATTATGAGAAACCGCCGCGGCGGTTTTTTTGTTTTTTGGTTGACGTTTAGCCCGAATGATGTTTCTTCTTCATATAGGTCTCGATAATATCGAGAAGGGACTTATTTTTGATCGGTTTGCTCAAATAATCATCAATGCCTGCAGCAAGGCTGCTTTCGCGATCCTCTTTTAAGGCATTCGCAGTTACAGCGACGATCATGGGACATCGTTCTGGCGGGAGCGATTGTTTAATCATTGCGGTTGCATCTAACCCGTTAATGATCGGCATTTGGAGATCCATAAATATAATATCAAAATGGTCTCTTAAGGCAGTCTTCACCACTTCTTCCCCGTTAGCAACAGCTGTAATAATATGTCCCTGCTTCTCCAGCATTTTAATTAAAACGAATTGATTAATGACATTGTCCTCGGCGATAAGTATGTGCAGGGAAGCATGCGCGATACCTTCATTCGTATTAGCCTGATAGTCATCTGAATAATGATCTTCTTTGAGACAAAGGGTGAAGATGATTGTAGTACCTGGGTCGTCGACAGGCTCTATCCAAATATCGCCACCCATTAGTCGGACCAGCTTTTTCGAAATAGCTAAGCCAAGCCCTGTACCCTCATATTTACGTGTCATGACGTGATCAACTTGATTGAAAGGCTCGAAGATATAGCTTCTTTTATCAGCTGGGATACCAATTCCACTATCTTTTACAATAAATTCCAGTTGCATGAGGTCATCTTCTTGTATGCGTCTATTCACATGTACGGAGATTCCACCGAATGGCGTAAACTTGATGGCATTGCCAACCAGATTTATAAGTACCTGCTTCAACCGTTCTGAATCACCTATCAATGAGTGGGGGACCTTGGGATCTACTGTGAAAGTCGTGGATAACTGTTTTTCATCCACTTTCGTCGATAAAATATGAAACGTTTCAGAGATCGTATCGCGTATATCGAAAGGGATTTCATGTAATTCTGTTTTACCGGATTCGATTTTGGAGAAGTCTAAAATGTCATTAATGATACGAAGCAGCGTTTCACCGCTCTTATGAATAATCTCGACGTACTCTTTTTGTTCTTCGTCTAACGATGTCGTTTGCAGTAAAAGGTCTGTCATTCCGATAACGCCATTCATCGGCGTCCGAATTTCATGGCTCATCATTGCCAGAAATTCACTCTTCGCTTTATTCGTATTCTCAGCTGTTTCCTTCTCAATCATCAATTTCTTCTGTTCGGTCATGTCCTTGGCAATGATATAGAACCCAACACTCATTTCGTTCATAATGATGGGAGCAATCGTCGTCAGTACTTCAATAATATGACCATTTATTTGACGAATATGATCAATCTTCTTCTCCATGGAAGCATCGAATAGGGAATCGGTAAGGATTTTTTTCACATTGTTATTGCCAACAAATCTGGAAAAGGGCATTCCTACGAACTCATTGTTGTAGAAGCCTAACAACTCCTGTGCCCGGGTATTGCCATTGACAATCATTCCTTCCAAATCAAGCGAAATGACGGCATCATGCGTATGCATTTTCAGAGGGGTATACCGATCAATGGACTCTTGAAGCATTTGTTCAATGGACTTGAGCTGTGAAATATCCGTCATATGAACGATACCAAACAGAGGGGGTCCGGTTTGAGTATCACAAACGAATGTGAGTTGGACGGATGTCCAGATGATGTCGCC is drawn from Paenibacillus sp. V4I7 and contains these coding sequences:
- a CDS encoding NUDIX domain-containing protein codes for the protein MTTLIDKIAWIYVVDGQILGARSKGKDTSYLPGGKREPNETDIETLLREIEEELSVRIKPETVLHFGTFEAQAHGKTEGTQVKMTCYTADFEGELRPASEIDELVWLTYKDRDRVSPVCQIIFDKLSEMKLLS
- a CDS encoding pentapeptide repeat-containing protein, which codes for MSEDHEYAETLNGKNPLSLQSDCENCFGLCCVALPYAASSDFAINKDAGQPCPNLQSDFRCGVHNNLRQLGFRGCTVYDCFGAGQKVSHVTFGGNDWRQVPGSAKQMFEVFPIMRQLHELLWYLTEALTLQPSRPIRGELSLALEETERLTHLSADSLMELDVVAHRANVNVLLLRTSELVRAETLRKLKNLAGNQKTYGRGADLIGANLKGADLRGANLRGAYLIAANLKGADLRVADLIGADFRDADLSGANLTDSIFLTQAQLNAAKGDGNTKLSPSLTRPTHWSKIKA
- a CDS encoding class I SAM-dependent methyltransferase, with translation MKPLETKRFIDIRSELINKAKGEVLEIGSGTGINFSFYKDVSVTAIEPNPVLRKASYERAYEAKMPIHVIEGNAEQLPFADHSFDTVVGTLVLCTIPNPVKAIREISRVCKPTGTILLFEHIRHENSLLGKIQDLLTPIWKRACDGCHLNRDTIHLLRQEELEIIDIKKHVGNIFITVEARKKQK
- a CDS encoding PAS domain-containing sensor histidine kinase; the protein is MILKEHLIDSFMNLTSDGIVIVDVNGKVLEVNKKFEELHGWTREEVIGKILPMTPDKYKEDALRLYQSLIDGGQSSDFEALKLRKDGSTFYANVTVSPMKDNEGVVIGFIGVERDISEKKRADEELLEREKQFRRLIKLNPEPIALHNDGFIQFVNDACCKLFGGVSSDDFKGKPVYDFFCISAKEFIQERLQYVMQSDSYTEFMEIKLRKLDGTFFDAEISSIYVHKNMGVPVIQTVIRDLTERKKSEEAIIRSEKLSLIGQLAAGIAHDIRNPLTSLKGFVKLLKAKNTDYVDVMLEELEHINYVVNEFMTLAKPHLNCYMESTSLGLVKSVVGFLQPHAHLYNVQIHIDMDPDIPAIYCNPDQIKQVLINILKNAIESMPNGGLIQIAIRNPINQGVMIRIEDQGVGISGERLSQLGEPFYTTKVNGTGLGLMVCKRIIEGHGGKLLIQSKINQGTAVEIELPFNK
- a CDS encoding 50S ribosomal protein L25 codes for the protein MSTTILLSERSGPVKKLRAEGHIPAVVYSSRMDSEHVTVPEKEIRASLKRNPHAILHVTLPSKTKHPVIVHQVQKDCLTGQLLHIDFLQINMKEQLDTSIAVHFTGEAKGTKEGGILQIETHEVMIRCMPNKLPEHLAIDISKLNIGEHITIADLKVPKHVEVLSDPETILVTILGMQKLDEVVEPAAEQAEEAAQSKA